From Glycine soja cultivar W05 chromosome 4, ASM419377v2, whole genome shotgun sequence, the proteins below share one genomic window:
- the LOC114409451 gene encoding pentatricopeptide repeat-containing protein At3g24000, mitochondrial-like, with protein sequence MNYTSLKTRQRLSFLLRSCITHSAALQCHAQSFVQGLLPNAVLETDLLLVYSKLGLLRKARKVFDKMLDRRNMYSWNIMIASYAQHCMYYDVLMVFHEFKHCCLRPDHYTLPPLFKASVGVDDACIGSMCHGLVIRIGYEGYAIVANSLLEFYVKFGAMPQAFCVFSNMSCKDSVTWNLMISGFGRAGLYSDAMHCFREMLSLNEMMRVDFMTLPSVINACGKEGDLLKVREVHGYVVRSFGFDADAAIGNALIDVYCKCGCLNDSEKIFRTIRHVNLVTWTTMISCYGAHGKGEESLLLFKKMVDEGFRPNPVTLTAILASCSRSGMIDQGKHIFSSICSDYGFEPTVEHYACMVDLLSRCGYLVEALQLLESKKSSVTGSMWGALLAGCVMHKNVEIGEIAAHRLFQLEPDNASNYIALCGIYQSLGMVDSLLIIKEKMRDLGLIKSPACSWINIAGRTHIRPPVPSSGSDDLQNNISN encoded by the coding sequence aTGAATTACACCTCATTGAAAACCAGGCAAAGGTTATCGTTCCTGCTTCGAAGTTGCATAACACATTCCGCAGCTTTGCAATGCCACGCCCAAAGCTTCGTCCAAGGTTTGCTCCCCAACGCCGTTCTCGAAACTGACCTCTTGTTAGTCTACTCTAAACTCGGCCTTCTCCGCAAAGCTCGCAAAGTGTTCGATAAAATGCTCGACAGAAGAAACATGTACTCGTGGAACATCATGATTGCCTCCTATGCCCAGCATTGCATGTATTATGATGTCTTAATGGTTTTCCACGAGTTCAAGCACTGCTGCCTTAGGCCTGATCATTACACCCTGCCCCCGTTGTTCAAGGCATCTGTGGGAGTGGACGATGCTTGCATTGGAAGCATGTGCCACGGTTTGGTTATAAGGATTGGGTATGAAGGATATGCTATTGTGGCAAATTCTCTGCTTGAGTTTTATGTTAAGTTTGGGGCGATGCCTCAGGCTTTTTGTGTGTTTTCGAACATGTCATGTAAGGATTCCGTGACATGGAATTTGATGATCTCGGGATTTGGAAGGGCCGGTTTGTATTCGGATGCAATGCATTGTTTCAGGGAGATGCTAAGTTTGAATGAGATGATGAGGGTGGATTTCATGACTCTTCCTAGCGTTATTAATGCTTGTGGAAAGGAAGGAGACTTGTTGAAAGTGAGAGAAGTTCATGGCTATGTAGTGAGAAGCTTTggttttgatgcagatgctgcCATTGGGAATGCATTGATTGATGTGTATTGCAAGTGTGGATGCTTGAATGATTCAGAAAAGATTTTCAGGACCATACGCCACGTGAACTTAGTCACGTGGACCACCATGATATCTTGTTATGGGGCACATGGAAAAGGGGAGGAATCTCTTTTGCTGTTTAAGAAGATGGTAGATGAAGGGTTTAGGCCAAACCCTGTTACACTCACAGCAATCTTGGCCAGTTGTAGCCGCTCGGGTATGATAGATCAAGGCAAGCACATTTTCAGCTCAATATGTTCAGACTATGGATTTGAGCCTACTGTTGAGCATTATGCTTGTATGGTGGATCTTCTGAGCCGCTGTGGGTATCTTGTGGAAGCACTTCAGTTGTTGGAAAGCAAGAAATCATCAGTGACAGGAAGCATGTGGGGTGCCCTTCTTGCTGGTTGTGTAATGCACAAAAATGTTGAAATTGGAGAAATTGCAGCTCATCGGCTATTCCAATTAGAACCAGATAATGCTAGCAACTACATAGCTTTGTGTGGTATCTATCAATCTCTTGGTATGGTTGATAGCTTGttaattattaaagaaaaaatgagggACTTAGGTTTGATTAAAAGTCCTGCTTGTAGCTGGATCAATATTGCTGGAAGAACCCATATTAGACCACCTGTCCCATCCTCTGGCTCAgatgatttgcaaaataatatatcaaattag